GATACTTCGCTTGCGGGCATCATGATGGCAAATGAAGTGTTGCTTGGAGGATAAGCAGGTGTCAGTCGGTGATGGCCTGATCGATGTTGCTGCTTTCGGTGTCGGCGGCCTCCATATCTGCTTCAGACAAGTCCGCTCCAACAAGATCAGCGCCATTAAGATTGGCTTCTTTTAAATTGGCGTAGCTGAGGTCCGCATAACGGAGATTTGCCTCTTCCAAATTAACGGCCCACATGCGCGACGTTTCACCATCACCGGGTTGCCAGATGGTGGCTGGGCCAAGATTGGCACGGCGCAGGCTGGCCCGTTGCAGGTTGGCACCCTTTAAATTGGCCCCCATAAGATCGGCCATAAATAGATCGGCATTGGAAATATCTGCACCTGAAAGATCGGTGAGCAGAAAATGGCAGTATGAAAGTATGGCACCGCTGAGGTTTGCCCTGGAAAGATTGGCGCCATTAAAATTCAGGCGTTTGAAATCGGCATTATGCAGGTCCAGCCCATGCAGGTCTGCGCGATGGCCTTGTTGGCCGTTGCTGTTGATCCATTCTTCGTGGTCTTTCAGAATTGCTTGAATATCGGCAGGCAAGTCTTCAAGTTTTCTACGCTGAACAGTGTCATCTAAATTAATGCCGGAGAAATGAGCGGCCATCTGGTCTGGATC
This is a stretch of genomic DNA from Rhodospirillales bacterium. It encodes these proteins:
- a CDS encoding pentapeptide repeat-containing protein, whose protein sequence is MGKPEGIRADLSGADISGLDLNSVNLQKIIGAAANFNRSILSNADISNADLFRADFQFCNLSRANLERSDLKGANLHGAKLTDANLMDADLRAGKFLENESTDPRTDLTFARLDGAKLNNANLSEAKMGSMSAKGANFSNVEMIEADLQEANLADADLSDADFSGANLAGANLSGANLANAIFEGADLSGAQVDDPDQMAAHFSGINLDDTVQRRKLEDLPADIQAILKDHEEWINSNGQQGHRADLHGLDLHNADFKRLNFNGANLSRANLSGAILSYCHFLLTDLSGADISNADLFMADLMGANLKGANLQRASLRRANLGPATIWQPGDGETSRMWAVNLEEANLRYADLSYANLKEANLNGADLVGADLSEADMEAADTESSNIDQAITD